CTTGCTACAAATTCTTACTGATGATGTATTAGTTAGGGGTGATACAAAACTTCTTACTACTATGGCGATCGCTGTAGTAGTAATGAATGTGATTTCCAGTAGCCTTTCACTTGTACAGTCTAATTTAATTGCTCACTTTGCACAACGTCTGCAATTAGGGCTAGTACTGGAATTTGGACGGCAAATTTTACGATTACCTCTTTCTTATTACGAAGCCCGTCGCAGTGGAGAAATTGTCAGCCGCCTGCGAGATATCGAGCAGATTAATCAGTTAGTTTCTCAAGTTGTTGTTACTCTACCAAGCAAGTTTTTTATTGCTGTAATTTCTTTTGGCTTGATGGCTTTTTATAGCTGGAAACTTACTGTAGTGGCTCTATTAGTAGCTGTAGTTATGACTATAACTACATTTATTTTTCAGCCTACTTTACAGCAAAAAACCCGCGATCTTTTAGTCACAGAAGCAGAAGCACAAGGTGTTTTAGTAGAAACCTTTAAAGGCGCACTTACCCTCAAAACTACCACCGCCTCACCTCAATTTTGGGATGAATTTCAAAACCGATTTAGTCGTGTTGCTAAATTAACACTAAGCACGATGCAAATTGGCATTATCAATAGTAGTTTTTCTACTTTAGTTTCTGGTGTTGGTAGTGTTGCCCTACTATGGTTTGGCGGAAATTTAGTGATCAATCCTGCTGAAAACCTCAGTATTGGGCAACTTCTGGCTTTTAACTCAATGAATGGTAATTTTGTAGGCTTAATTGGCACTATAATCACTTTTGTAGATGAATTTACTCGTGCTAAAACTGCTACCCAACGCCTTACAGAAGTTATCGACGCTACAGCAGAAAATGAAGGTGATGGTAAAAAGCCTTTTGCTAAAATTCCTGGCGATGCTGATATTACTTGTACAGATGCCAACTTTCATTATGCTGGTCGGCTTGACTTATTAGAAAACTTTTCTTTAACAATTCCTGGCGGTAAAGTTATAGCCATCATTGGTAAATCTGGTTGTGGTAAAAGCACTTTAGCTAAACTGATTGCTGGCTTATATCCACTATCATCAGGTAATATCCGTATTGGCTCTTATAATCTACAAGATTTATCTCTTGATTGTCTGCGTCAACAGGTAGTTCTCGTTCCTCAAGACGCTCATTTTTGGAGTCGAACTATTGTAGAAAACTTCCGCTTAGGAGCGCCTCACGTTTCCTTTGAGCAGATTGTCAAAGCTTGTCAAATTGCTGATGCTGATGATTTTATCAGTAAACTTCCTGATAAATATCAAACTATTTTAGGTGAATTTGGAGCAAATATTTCTGGGGGGCAACGGCAACGGCTGGCAATAGCACGAGCCATTGTCACAGATCCCTCAGTACTAATTTTGGATGAATCTACTGGTGGACTTGATCCAGTGAGTGAAGCACAAGTTTTGGAGCGTTTATTCAAGTACCGTCGTGGTAAAACCACGATTTTGATTACTCACCGTCCCCAGGTAATTAATCGTTGTGACTGGGTTGTGTTGCTAGACCAAGGTAAGCTGAAAATTCAAGGTTCTTTGCAGGAACTGTATTCTCAAACTGGAGAGCATTTGGACTTTTTAAATCCTTAATTATTAACGTTATATTCAGGTAATTATGCTCCACACCCGTAATGAAAAAATCCTCCCCTCAGTACAAAGTGAAGAATTTCTTCCTCCTGTTAGTCGTTGGACATCGTTAGGGGGAATTTTTCTCATGGCGAGCGTTGGTGCTGCAATTAGCCTCTCCTCATGGTTTAAATATAATGTCACGGTGAAAGCTGCTGCGGCTGTACGTCCTACAGGAGAAATTCGGCTAGTGCAACCAAAAGTGGAAGGAACTGTTAAAAGTATTTTGGTTAAAGAAAATCAGCTTGTCAAACATGGAGATATAATTGCTCGCCTTGATGATGAACAACTACAAATCAAAAGAAGCCAACTACAAGACAGTATCCAACAGAGCAGACTACAAATAATTCAAATTGATGCCCAAATCAGAGCTTTAGATAGCCAGATTGTAGCAGAAGAAACTGTAGCACAGAGGACAGTTTCTTCTGCTAAGGCAGATTTAGGACGCAATCAAAGAGAATACCAAGAGAAGCAAGTTAATACTAGCAGTGAATTACTAGCAGCAGAAGCAAGTTTGCAAAAAGCAGGTGCAGACTTGCAAAAATCTCAAGCGGATTTAGACTTTGCAAAGTTAGATCGCGATCGCTATGAGCAACTAACACAAATTGGTGCAATTGGTCGGCGTGAGTATGAGCAGAAAAAATTACTTGTTCAGCAAGCAGAATCCAGTCTTGAAGGTGCAAAAAAAGCTGTTGATATTGAAAAAGCCAAAGTGGAATCAGCTAAAGCTGCTGTTAATCCCACTAGTGCAACGGTAGAGATTGCTCAAGAACGCATTGCTCAAGAAACTGCTAGAGGTGAAGCAACCATCGCTACTTTAAAAAAAGAAAAGCAAGCTTTAATTCAGCGACGGGTTGAAATTCAAAGTCAACTCGGACAATCTCAAAAAGACCTCCAACAAGTTGCAAGTCAACTGCAAGATACTATTTTACGGGCAAGTAGTGACGGTATTATCCTTAAGCTAAATTTGCGGAACCCCGGTCAAGTACTACGTGCTAGCGAGTCTATTGCTGAAATTGCTCCTGATAATGCTCCTCTAGTTATTAAAGCGATCATTCCGACTCAAGAAATTAAACACGTCGCAGTTGGTCAAAAAGTGCAATTGCGGATTGATGCCTGTCCTTATCCTGATTATGGCACTCTCAATGGCATTATTAAAGGTGTTTCTCCAGATGCAATTACACCTCAAAGCAACAATACAGATACATCAACATCAGGTGCTAAAACTAATGCTGCTAGCTACTTTGAAGCAACTATTCAACCCGAAAATATGAAATTTGGAAATGGCGATCGCCAGTGTTATATCCAATCAGGGATGGAGGCGAAAGCAGACATTATTTCTAAAGAAGAGACAGCATTGCAATTTATACTGAGAAAAGCAAGATTAATAACTGATTTGTAAACAGTTAGTATTGTATTATTTAGTTTACAAAAAATACAATATTTTTTTTATTGCTAATAGTAAATACATTCATGAAACGAAAAAAAATAAACATCAAATTAAGTTAGTAATTAATCAGGACAGGTAGTGAATAATTATGGCATATTTTAGTAATTTTTTTACAAACGTCCGTCAGGTTACTAGGTGTAAAGATACCCTAAGCTCCTTAGAATTTCTTTTTAATGGTAGTAAAATAAACAATGTAGAGATAAATTGTGTGTCTGAAATTGTGTGTGCCAATTATACTTTTAGTTGTCTATGTCATAACCTTTAAGAGGTTTATGACATCCTATCACAAGATTCAACAAGCGTTGCAATGGTGGTCTTCTAGGCAGTCTATGAAACTATTTCTAGAAGCTGAGAAAATCCGTGACGGTTTATTACAAGAATCGTTCACAATACGTCGTAGCTTAGATTTGTTGGCAATAGACAATCTGAATTTATCACTCACTAAAACTCAAGAATGCCTAAAGAAAGTTGATAACTTTTATCATTCGTTAGTACAATTGAGCGATCGCTTATTTCCTGCATATATTCAAGATAGCTTGCCTTTGGCTATAGAATTCTCATTAGAACAGTGGATAGCATCAAATTCCCACTTAGATTTTCATATTGATATGCCAATCTATTGGCGATATGAATCTGCTGATCGTAGTTTGATAGTTTTAAGAGCTTTAGAAGAGTTATTGGCAATCACTTTGCCAGAAGTTTTGATACCAACATCAGTTTTTATCAGTTTAAAACAACAGGAAAACATATCTCAACTAATAGTTAAAATTACATATACTGACCTCTCCACACTTGTTTTTTATTCTAGCTTTACAGAATTAGAGTATCTTTGCGAAAGTTTCCGATTTTTAACTTCCGGAAAATGTTATTTTAGTAGACACAATCTCAGTGTTACTTACTATTTTTCTTGGTAAACATTACTTCTGCACTTTATGCTTACTTAAAACAATTCTCTGAAAAAATATTTTTAGTTATAAATACAGAATAATATACTAATTAAGGACTAAACAACTTAATATATGAAATTTATACATATAAAAGTAAAGATTTAATATTTACGTACCCAAACGGCAGGGTGTTATTAGGGTGTTAATTATGAAACAAGCTTTAACAGATAAGGAATTGCTGAAGATTTTAGTAATTGATGACCACGAATCAGTTTTGGCTGGAACTGTCAATGTACTGCGAAAACATTACCCTGATGCTGAATTTATCATTGCTGTAAATGCTAAGAATGCTCTCGATCAAGTTACTACCTTACAGCTTGATCTTGTAGTTATGGATCTTTCTATTCCAAATAATTCTGGAATGACAGCTCGGCCTGATACAGGTGTTCAACTTCTCAGAACCCTGATGAAAAACTATCCCAACCTGAATATTGTTGTCCAAAGTGCTAATGTCAGAACACTGGTAAGAATTAGACCTGATATTGACAGTCATAAAGGAGGTTTTACAGTTGCGGATAAAAGTCTTTCTACTCAGGAAATGTTAACCAGAGTTGATTGGGCATTACAAGGATTAACTCATACAAAAGATATCAAAGGAATTCATTCAGGATTAGAAGTTAAACCGGAATGGCTAAGGGTGCTAACTTTAGCATTTGAAGAAGGATTGCAAGATAAGACTATTGCTGAGAGAATGTGTCTATCTGAACGCATGGTGCGTCATTACTGGAGTAAACTACAAGACGCTTTAGATGTTTATCCTGAAGAAGGTAAAAATATCCGAATTCAAACTGAAATGCGAGCTAGAGAAGAAGGACTGATTGATTAATAAAAAATACGTATATTAATATATACATAAGCATAAATCGTCTGTCATCTTAATTAGTAACTGTGCTGCTAAAGATGCGATATTTATTTTTTTATTGATAGTAAAAGTCAATCAGAATTATTAAAGGTAAATATCTCAAAGCCCAGTTTCCTTTGTAGATGCGTTTGAGATGGGAAGATATTAATTTTATTTTTATAGAAATTTCTGGTTAAAAAGCTATCTTTTTTAACCAGAAATTGCTAAAGTCTTGATATTGTGGGATTTATCTCCGATTTTGTCACCTCTTCAGATAAGTGTGACTTTTTTATTCATTCATTAATGATCTGTTAACGATGACTCAGAGCTAATTAACAGCTAAAGAGTAAGTAGACGCTTATGCAGCCTGGACTTTGGATAAAAATCAAAGAGGAAATTGGCATTTGGCGTGTAGGTGTATTTCCAGGCATTGCAGTAATTGGCTTGATAATTATTGCTCGTCTCACAGGTGTAATGCAATCTTTAGAGTGGCTAGCTTTTGATAGCTTTCTACGTCTACGCCCTCAAGAAACTTTAGATGAAAGAATTCTGGTAGTGGGTATTAATGAAGATGATATTCGCACTCGCAAAAATGCTCCGATAGATTCTTCTATATCAGATCGCGACTTAGCACAGCTATTATTAAAATTAGAGACTTACAAACCCAGAGCCATTGGTCTTGATGTTTATAGAGATTTCCCAGTTAACCCTGGACATAATGAACTAGTTGCAGCTTTTCAAAGTCTGAAAAATTTAATTGCCATAGAGAAAGTATTACCCGATGAAGTTGCTCCACCACTAGCATTGCCACCTACACAAGTTGGTTTTGCAGATCAAATTACAGATAGTGATGGCAAATTAAGGCGCAATCTTTTGGCAACACCAACACATAAAGGATACAAGTTATCTTTGTCTTTAAGTTTGGCAGCAATTTATTTAGCTCGTGAAGGTATTAGTTTAGAAAACGGTATTCGCGATCGCGCTGCTATTAGATTTGGTAATACTGAACTACCCAGGTTTTTACCCAACTCTGGGGCATATGTGCGAACAGACGCAGGTGGAGTTCAAGTACTACTGAATTTTCGTAGTGGTCGACAAAGGTTCAGGACTTTATCTTTATATGATTTCAAAGCTGGTAAATTTAATCCAGATTGGATACGCGATCGCATTGTCATCATTGGGATAACTTCCCCCAGCCGTAAAGACTTCATCACTACTTCTGCTATTGAATCTATTAAACCAGCAGCAGGACGAGTATATGGAGTGGAAATTCAAGCACACGCTGTTAGCCAAATTATCAGTGGAGTACTTGATTCTCGACCACTCTTAAAGACTTGGCAAGATGGATGGGAATATATATGGATTTTGGGCTGGGGTTTTTTAGGAATTGCTAGTGCTAGGCTGACGAAATCTCCTCTTAAAAATCTTGTAGTTGTTGGTATTGCTACTCTGGGCTTAGTAGTTTTTAGTTACTTACTCCTAATTTGGGGTTGGTGGGTGCCGTTTATACCTGCATTTCTGGTTTTAACTTTAAATGGTATAGAATTAACGGCTCTATATCAACATGACCAAGCTTTGCGATCGGGAATTAAAGCTAGACAAGCTATTATTGAACGTACATTTGAAACTATTCACAATGGTCCCTTACAAAACCTAGCAAAAGTTTTGAAGCTCGTTCGAGACCAAGATTCACAAACCAATGAATTGCTGCCAGAATTAGAAAAAGAGCTTGAGAAATTAAATCACGAATTACGGGGAATTTATGAATTTTTACAACGAGAACCACTTGCTCAAGATACGAGTCTTTATTTAGGGAAAAGTCTTGTCCTAAATTTGCAAGATCCGCTTCACGAAATTCTTTATCAAGTTTACAGCCATACCTTAGAGCGAGAGTTTCCTTGCTTTGGAACTATCAGAGTTAAAATTCGAACTTTTGAACCTGTAGATGAGCGACGGTTGAATATTGAAGAAAAGCGAAGTCTCTGCCGATTTCTCGAAGAAGCTTTGTGCAATGTTGGCAAACACGCTACAGGAGTAACCCGTCTTGAAGTCACTTGCTCTTCATCTGAAGGCTGGTACACTCTTAGCATTGTAGATGATGGCTTGGGAGTCAGTTCATCTAGAGAAGGGAGGGGAACACAACAGTTTAGAAATTTAGCCCGACAATTCAAAGGGAAATTTCGACGAGTACCCCTTTCGCCAAGAGGTACTCTTTGTGAATTATCTTGGCCTATGCAAAAGTTTTGGTGGAAGTGATAATTTAAATTAATATATTGATACAAAGATAAATTGCAATTGCCCACCTAAATTAGCAATGCTTTTAGCTTTTTTTAACCTTTTGTTAATAATAAAAACTATTAATCTTGCTTAAAGTTAAATAACTAAGTAGGCATAAATAAACGTACTAAAGTGGTTTGAATATTCAAAAAACAGTAGTTACAAGCTAGCTGCACCACATAGCTATCCTAATATCTAATAGCAACAAAATATTATGACTATGTTTATTCATACCCAGTAAGTTGACTACAAAAAAAAGTAGTACAAGTGAATAAGAAATGAAAAATTTTGACTAAGTAAAATTTTTATAGCTATAGAGTAATGTATGATTAAATAACAGAAAAATGCAGAAGATCATAATATCTGCACATCTGTCAATACATTTTTGTTCAATTGTTAAGCATAACTAGAAAACTTTTTTAAGTATTTGATTATGAAAATACTGAAGGAGGAGGAATTATGGTGGAAGCATATTTTTTTAGCGAAAAATTATCTGAAATAATACGAAAAACAGAAACTTCAGCTTGTAGTTTAGCCTACATCTACAAAAGTGAAATGCACCCAATGATGACTTACAAGAAATCTCACCTGCACAAACTTTTGAACACCAAAGTTTTAATAAGTTGTATTTTGACTACAACGTTAGGTATATCTCAGACTGCATTAGCAGGATATCAACCACCACCAGATCAAAAACCCCCTAGTGGGTATTCAGACTCATCAGGCGTGAGGGGAGGGTGCAAAACAACCAGCGGGCGATCGCTAACACTACTTGCTCCAATAACTCATGTTGGACAAACCACTTCACCTCACCCAACTTTTGCTTGGTTTATACCCTATGATCAGCCTGTACCTATACAATTTAGTCTCTACGAATTTGACACTAACCTTAAACCCAAAAAGCTCAATATTTATACACATCAATTCCAAAGTTCACAAGGAATCATGAAACGTTCCTTGCCACAAAAGTCACCGGGTTTAAGCGTAGGTAAAAGATATCTCTGGCAGTTGCAAACTTTATGTAATCCTAATCACCCTTCTCAAAACCCCATTGCTAGGGCAGAAATAGAGGTTATAGAAGTACCCCAAAGTCTTTTACATAGCCTCTCTGCGACTAGAAATCCTGCGCTCAAAGCCAGTCTCTACGCCAAGGCGGGTATCTGGTATGATGCCCTGAGCGAACTTCTACCTTCCACTTCCAAAGGGGAAATAAATCAAGTCTTTAGTAGTATGTTAGCTAGCCTGGCTAAGTTAGAGAAAACAGAGCAAAGTAGTTATTTAAGCAACACGGCTATGAGCGATAGGCTTGGCGCTTGATAATAGCAGCTTTTGCAGCAGCCTTAATAAAATTTGTTCCCTAAGTATTCGGCTATAAAAATACTTTTTTTAAAATTTTTCCTAAATATCGGCTATTAGATTCAGTATTAAAAAATTCAAAATCACTAAAGTTCTGCTCCGAGGCTTTCTCAGACTTTTCATTGTCTCAAACTTTCAGGCATTTTGAGACGATGAAAAGTCTGAGCTTCTACTATTAACTTCGAGATATTTAAACCTTAACAGTAAACAAAGCAGGTATAGACAAGGAAAAGTTATGAATTAGTAATTAATTTAACCATTGAATTCAAGATAATTTTTAATCATTGATTATCTAAAGCCAATTACCCACAAGGATAAAGGCTGCCCAATAGGCGGGATGAGAAGAAACTTTATTACTAGAAATCAGTGCTTGCTGAGCTGTACGCAGAGCCTCTGCTTTACTCACTCCAGAATGACGCCAAGCCTGATAAAATTTAGTAACTAACTCAACGGTTGAGGCATCGTTAATCGACCAAAGAGAAGCTAAGGAAGTCCTTACACCAGCCTGCACCGCAACTCCAGCCAGCCCAAGAGCATTACCATTACTGTCATTACCAATAGCAGTTTCACAAGCAGTTAGTGTCAGTAAATCTATTGTTTTAGCGTCATCACCTAGACTGCGAATGATGCTATCTAGCTCAGTGATAGTAAGCTTGTCGTTATCACCTGTAACCAAGAAAGTATCTTCGGGATCTTTACCAAACTCACCGTGGGTAGCAATATGAATAATTGGATATAGATGTTGGTGGAGTTCGGCTCGTAAGCGATCGCGTGTAAAATTTTGATTTAATAACTGTTTGCTCCCCGGAATTTGTTCCTCAACTTCACGGATTTCAGAGGCTACCTTACTCAAAGCCTGATATCTTCGGCCATTAACTATTGCATCTTTGGTTAACCCAACAACTAGCGCCCGTAAATTTTCGCGCTGTACTGTTTGAAAATTAGTTGAAGTCAGGCTGAGAGTATTAGCAATAGCATACTTCTCAACCAAGAATTTCTCACCATCATGCAGTGCTGCCATTGGCACGCTGCGAAGAATTCCGTCTTGGATGAAAATTAGAGTTTTTATCCCCAATGACTCTAAATCATTGCCGAAAGGACGAACCATCCAGTCGTATAGCTTCTGTGCCTGTTCAGGATTGTAGATAATATTACCGTAATCTTCAAGTCCAATACGAAATTTATTGACTTCTGCTCTCAACGTTTTGCTATCAAGATTAATCAACTTAAACTTTTTATAACCACCAGGAAAAGTAATTATAATTGCAGTCTTTTTTTCTAAAATAATAGTATTTAAAATTGCTGCTCTTTTTTTTACTATTTCTAAGCTTAATTGTTTATTGTTCCCCGCTAATAATTTACAGTTAGCAATACAATACTTTTGCGTTTCTACTATTCGTAGTTGTTCAATGGCTACACTTATAGTATTTAAATAATTATTAACACTTTCTTTTGTAAGTTTAGTAAAATTTTCATTAAGTAAAGTTAATTTTAAATCAATAAACTGACGGTAAACTATTCCAAAAGCATCTCTAACATCAAAATTAAATTTTTGAGTAATGTTCCAATTAGCAATAATAAATTTATATAAAATTTTACAAGCCGTTTCATAATAATTAATAGATTCAATAAATTGATTCTGTGCTTTTAAAATGCGTCCAGTTTGCCAGTACCATAAAAATAAATTATCTTGAAAGTTCGACTCCTTTTCAGCAATATTTTGAGCTTGCTTAGTTAATTTCAAAGCTTGTTGATAATCAAAACGGCATTCGTAAAAGTGTCCAAGATTTCCTATGGCAAATGATAAAGCAGAAAAATCTTTCAAACGTCGAGCAATTGAGACTGCTTGAACAAGTAAATCTAAAGCTTTCGAGTTTTTAAGTGATTCTGGACATTCGACTAAAGACGAAATGGCCCTAGATGGAGGTGATTGAACAAAATTAGCTAAATCTATGGCAGCATAGACTTTAGAAGGAGAATCTGGTAATTTTTCCAGCAGATATAAACCTTGTCCTACTATTTCTGAAGTTATATTTGATACTTTTAAAGCTTTTTTCCTTTGTTTAATTACATTTTCAAAATTCCTATTGGCGTAGCTTGTAATACCTTGATTTAGGTATTGTTCAGCATTAGCTTGCCAAGTTGCTAAGGTAATCTGACTCAGGCATAGACAAAAGGTAAGGCTACACAAGAATAGCCATCGTAACAAATAGTGTCTACTTGGCATAAGAGTTCTTGATCGTGGTTTTTAGTAAAATTAAATTACAAAAAAATACTGAAATATTGTATTTGTATTTAACTTAAAAAACTATCTACTATCTGGGAGATAAATAAAACTTCGATAAAAATTTAACACTATATAAATACAGCAGAATACATTTGTCAGAATTCAGACGTAAAACAGCCTTTACACCTGACTTTTAGACCTACAGCAGAATTTAGAATTCAGGAGTCAGAATGGGCTACGCCCCGCTACGCTAACAGAATGAGAACAGGCTTTATACGTGACTTTAAGGCCTATATTGTGTACTTCATCAACTTGAAATTTGCTATACTTTGCATAGCTACCAAATTGCCTACAAACGATAAAGCGATCGCCAAATACAAAAATTTTAGTTTTCTCATTCCAATTAAATTTAACTAATAAAAACTTTAAATACTAAAGATTACATATTGACAATATAGTTAAAGTTTGTGCGGATAATAATTAGTACTTTTTATTTAAATAGAATAATACTTTCAATTTCACATTAATCAAAGCTATAAAACTCATGTAAAAACTCATATTAAGTTATATTATTTATACTAAGTATAAATAATTGTGGATGCAGTAATTTTTTATCATGGTTTTACACGCCTAAATTCTTTCTTTTAGTAAAAAGCAAACTACACGATTGAGCATTGAAATCAGAACTGTATTCACAGGTGCAGCCTCTTGACAGGAAAATTTTGCTCATCAACCGTGCCACTATAGAGAATAAAGCGTCAACTTGAGCAATAGGAAGACTAAGAACGCTGTGCAGATAACATTCTTAGGGACGAGTTCCGGTGTACCCACGCGATCGCGCAATGTTTCTAGCGTCGCTTTGAGGCTACCTCAAAGGGCAGAGCTGTGGTTATTCGACTGTGGTGAAGGCACCCAGCATCAAATTTTGCGGAGTGACCTGAAAATTAGCCAACTCTCCCGAATTTTTATCACTCATATGCATGGTGACCACATCTTCGGCTTGATGGGACTTCTTGCCAGTTGCGGCTTAGCTGGCAATGTAGAGCGAGTTGATATATACGGCCCATCAGGATTAAATGAATATATTCAAGCAGCCTCACGCTACTCTCATACACACTTTTCCTACCCCATTAAAGTCCACGCTATCCGTCCAGGGGTAATTTATGAAGACGATGAGTTTACCATTAGCTGTGGTCTTTTACATCACCGTATTACAGCTTTTGGCTACCGCGTTGCAGAAAAAGACCGAGCAGGACGCTTTGATGTGGAAAAAGCCAAAGCGTTAGAAATACCTCCCGGTCGCATTTATGGTCAACTTAAACGTGGTGAAACTGTGACCCTTAGCGATGGACGAGTGATTAATGGCACTGAATTGTGCGGCCCAACAGAAATTGGTCGGAAGATTGCTTATTGTACAGATACACTTTACTGTGATGGTGCAGTGGAATTAGCAAAAGATGCAGATGTCTTAATTCATGAGGCAACCTTTGCTCATCAAGATGCAGATATGGCTTTTCAACGCTTGCATTCCACAAGTACAATGGCAGCACAAACAGCTTTAGCTGCTGGAGCGCGTCGGCTGATTATGAGCCATTTTAGTCCCCGGTATGCTCCTGGAAATAGCTTGGAGTTAAAGGATCTACTTCAGGAAGCGCGTGCTATTTTTCCTAAGACCGACATAGCTTATGATTTCATGATTCATGAAGTTCCCAGACGACGGGAAGTGGAGTTAACCAAGGTAGGCGTATAAATTTTGAATTTTCCGAAAAGTCTAAACGCCGACTTTTGGCAAGCCTCCTATGCCCTAGAATTACTAATTCAGTAATTTTGGAAAAACCTCTTTGCTACGAGACTACGGTGTACACTCATCTTGTTCAAAACCTCACCTTCGCTTTTAGCCACACTAAAATCTTTCCCTCTCGTTAGTAAGGCAAGGCTAGGGTGTACACGCAAATGACCCAATACCTCAAATTTTCTTGTGTAGTTGTGTAGGGTGTGTTGTAGGGCAGTGCAACGCACCCTTGTCCTATTCGAGAGGCGAACGGGTGATGCTCCTAACGTTGCTCTAAGCGTACCACTTCCCTGCGGGACTAAGGCTAACGTGGAAGCAAGCTAGCGTCTCCAAAGGAGAAGAGAAAGCTTTAGGCTGTGCTAACAGCAGTTGCCTGCGGAGGAAAACCTTCCCGCAATGCTGTTTCACATCCAGATTTTCGATGCGCTAGTATTTTAGTCCATAACGCACCCTATGAGGTGACAGCTAATGTAGATGAGGTTTTTCGACTTGTGTGTACACCTTAGCCTTACTAAAGAGAGGGATGTCCGACAGGGTAAAATAAGGTTTTTAGATATTTATAGATAATTCGAAAACTTGTGTGTACACGACAGTTTACCAGGGAAGGAGAGTCTTTCAAGGGTAGGGGTTTAAGAAAGAGGCAGTTGAGCCAGTAAAATACAGAACTGAGGTCAAACCGCAAAAATAACTAAGGTAGATGCGGTCAAAAATTTCAGGGTGTTGGAGGGAGAATGCAGGTAGGCAAGAATGAGGAATTAAGAAAATGGACTAGAACAGTGA
This region of Nostoc sp. UHCC 0302 genomic DNA includes:
- a CDS encoding CHAT domain-containing protein, which codes for MPSRHYLLRWLFLCSLTFCLCLSQITLATWQANAEQYLNQGITSYANRNFENVIKQRKKALKVSNITSEIVGQGLYLLEKLPDSPSKVYAAIDLANFVQSPPSRAISSLVECPESLKNSKALDLLVQAVSIARRLKDFSALSFAIGNLGHFYECRFDYQQALKLTKQAQNIAEKESNFQDNLFLWYWQTGRILKAQNQFIESINYYETACKILYKFIIANWNITQKFNFDVRDAFGIVYRQFIDLKLTLLNENFTKLTKESVNNYLNTISVAIEQLRIVETQKYCIANCKLLAGNNKQLSLEIVKKRAAILNTIILEKKTAIIITFPGGYKKFKLINLDSKTLRAEVNKFRIGLEDYGNIIYNPEQAQKLYDWMVRPFGNDLESLGIKTLIFIQDGILRSVPMAALHDGEKFLVEKYAIANTLSLTSTNFQTVQRENLRALVVGLTKDAIVNGRRYQALSKVASEIREVEEQIPGSKQLLNQNFTRDRLRAELHQHLYPIIHIATHGEFGKDPEDTFLVTGDNDKLTITELDSIIRSLGDDAKTIDLLTLTACETAIGNDSNGNALGLAGVAVQAGVRTSLASLWSINDASTVELVTKFYQAWRHSGVSKAEALRTAQQALISSNKVSSHPAYWAAFILVGNWL
- a CDS encoding ribonuclease Z; the protein is MQITFLGTSSGVPTRSRNVSSVALRLPQRAELWLFDCGEGTQHQILRSDLKISQLSRIFITHMHGDHIFGLMGLLASCGLAGNVERVDIYGPSGLNEYIQAASRYSHTHFSYPIKVHAIRPGVIYEDDEFTISCGLLHHRITAFGYRVAEKDRAGRFDVEKAKALEIPPGRIYGQLKRGETVTLSDGRVINGTELCGPTEIGRKIAYCTDTLYCDGAVELAKDADVLIHEATFAHQDADMAFQRLHSTSTMAAQTALAAGARRLIMSHFSPRYAPGNSLELKDLLQEARAIFPKTDIAYDFMIHEVPRRREVELTKVGV